The following proteins are co-located in the Pseudomonas cavernae genome:
- the bamB gene encoding outer membrane protein assembly factor BamB, which produces MRDVMRWKYAALLAFAVLAAGCSSNSKKELPPAELPDFTEEVQLKTEWSRSIGDGQGDSYNMLVPAVDGDSIFAADVNGEVKAMNRLTGDVLWEQDLDLPVSGAIGAGYGLVLVGTLRGEVIALDASSGEEKWRARVTSEVLAPPANNGDVVVVQTQDDRIIALDAATGSQRWVFDNTPAVLTLRGTSAPLVTSRLAIAGLSTGKVIALDIQRGLPVWEQRVAVPQGRSELDRIVDIDGALRLSGNTVYVTTYQGRVAGLDLDSGRILWQHEASSYVGLAEGLGSVYVSEASGTVDSIDERSTSVLWSNDKLARRQLSAPEVFSSYVAFGDLEGYLHLVSQTDGRFVGRERIDSDGLRARPLVVGDWLYAYGNGGKLVALTIR; this is translated from the coding sequence ATGCGTGACGTGATGCGCTGGAAATATGCCGCACTGCTGGCCTTCGCCGTTCTCGCGGCGGGCTGCAGCAGCAATAGCAAGAAGGAACTGCCGCCCGCCGAACTGCCGGACTTCACCGAAGAAGTGCAGCTGAAGACCGAGTGGAGCCGCTCGATTGGCGACGGCCAGGGCGACAGCTACAACATGCTGGTTCCGGCCGTGGATGGCGACAGCATCTTCGCCGCCGACGTCAATGGCGAAGTCAAGGCGATGAACCGTCTGACCGGTGACGTACTGTGGGAGCAGGACCTCGACCTGCCGGTGTCCGGTGCGATCGGCGCCGGCTACGGCCTGGTGCTGGTGGGCACCCTGCGCGGTGAGGTGATCGCCCTGGATGCCAGTTCCGGCGAAGAAAAATGGCGCGCCCGGGTGACCAGCGAAGTGCTGGCGCCGCCGGCGAACAATGGCGATGTGGTGGTGGTGCAAACCCAGGACGACCGGATTATCGCCCTCGATGCCGCCACCGGCAGCCAGCGCTGGGTGTTCGACAACACCCCGGCAGTGTTGACCCTGCGTGGCACCAGTGCACCGCTGGTCACCAGCCGTCTGGCGATCGCCGGGCTGTCCACCGGCAAGGTCATCGCCCTCGACATCCAGCGCGGCCTACCTGTCTGGGAGCAGCGCGTGGCCGTACCGCAAGGGCGCTCCGAGCTGGATCGCATCGTCGACATCGACGGTGCCCTGCGGCTTTCCGGCAATACCGTGTATGTCACCACCTATCAGGGCCGGGTCGCCGGACTGGATCTGGATAGCGGGCGAATTCTCTGGCAGCACGAGGCTTCCAGCTACGTTGGTCTGGCCGAGGGTCTGGGCAGCGTCTATGTGAGCGAAGCCAGTGGCACCGTCGACAGCATCGATGAGCGTTCGACTTCCGTGCTGTGGAGCAACGATAAGCTGGCGCGGCGGCAACTGTCGGCGCCGGAAGTATTCTCCAGCTACGTGGCCTTCGGCGATCTGGAAGGCTATCTGCATTTGGTCAGCCAGACCGACGGCCGCTTTGTCGGCCGCGAGCGCATCGACAGCGACGGCCTGCGGGCGCGCCCGCTGGTGGTGGGTGACTGGCTGTATGCTTACGGCAATGGCGGCAAGCTGGTCGCGCTGACCATCCGCTAA
- the der gene encoding ribosome biogenesis GTPase Der, with the protein MVPVIALVGRPNVGKSTLFNRLTRSRDAIVGDLSGLTRDRQYGEARWQGRTYIVIDTGGISGDEEGIDAKMAEQSLQAIEEADIVLFMVDARAGLSAADQMIGEHLRKRNKRSLLVANKIDNLDPDVARAEFSPMGLGDALPIAGAHGRGITQLLEAALGGFPKDDEEQEEAHAEEVAEGEEAKRIPGPSEKDGIKIAIIGRPNVGKSTLVNRMLGEERVIVYDHPGTTRDSIYIPFEREGEKYTLIDTAGVRRRGKINEAVEKFSVVKTLQAIQDANVVIFVMDAREGVVDHDLNLLGFALETGRSLVIALNKWDGMEPGERDYVKTELERRLFFVDFADIHFISALHGTGVGHLYKSVQAAFKSAITRWPTSRLTQILEDAVQEHQPPLVNGRRIKLRYAHLGGANPPLIVIHGNQVEAVPKSYSRYLENTYRRVLKLVGTPIRIEYKGGDNPYEGKKNTLTDRQVNKKRRLMSHHKKAEKKRRDKR; encoded by the coding sequence ATGGTTCCCGTAATCGCCCTGGTGGGCCGGCCGAACGTCGGCAAATCCACCTTGTTCAACCGCCTGACCAGGAGCCGCGACGCCATCGTCGGCGACCTTTCCGGTCTGACCCGTGATCGTCAGTACGGTGAGGCGCGCTGGCAGGGGCGTACCTACATCGTGATCGACACCGGCGGCATTTCCGGCGACGAGGAGGGCATCGACGCGAAGATGGCCGAGCAGTCGCTGCAGGCCATCGAGGAAGCCGACATCGTGCTGTTCATGGTCGACGCCCGCGCCGGCCTGTCGGCAGCCGACCAGATGATTGGCGAGCACCTGCGCAAGCGCAACAAGCGCAGCCTGCTGGTGGCGAACAAGATCGACAACCTCGATCCGGATGTGGCGCGTGCCGAATTCAGCCCGATGGGCCTCGGCGATGCCCTGCCGATCGCCGGTGCGCATGGTCGCGGCATCACCCAGTTGCTGGAAGCGGCACTCGGCGGCTTCCCCAAGGATGACGAGGAACAGGAAGAAGCGCACGCCGAAGAGGTGGCCGAAGGCGAGGAAGCCAAGCGCATTCCCGGGCCGAGCGAGAAGGATGGCATCAAGATCGCCATCATCGGTCGGCCCAACGTCGGCAAATCGACCCTGGTCAACCGCATGCTCGGCGAGGAGCGGGTGATCGTTTATGACCATCCCGGTACCACCCGCGACAGCATCTACATCCCCTTCGAGCGCGAGGGCGAGAAATACACCCTGATCGATACCGCCGGTGTGCGCCGGCGCGGCAAGATCAACGAGGCGGTTGAGAAGTTCTCGGTAGTCAAGACGCTGCAGGCGATCCAGGACGCCAACGTGGTGATCTTCGTCATGGATGCCCGTGAAGGGGTGGTCGACCACGACCTCAACCTGCTCGGTTTCGCCCTGGAAACCGGCCGCTCGCTGGTCATCGCCCTGAACAAGTGGGACGGCATGGAACCGGGTGAGCGCGATTACGTGAAGACCGAGCTGGAGCGCCGGCTGTTCTTCGTCGACTTCGCCGATATCCACTTCATTTCCGCGCTGCACGGCACCGGCGTCGGCCATCTGTACAAGTCGGTGCAGGCTGCGTTCAAGTCGGCGATCACCCGCTGGCCGACCAGCCGCCTGACCCAGATCCTCGAGGACGCGGTGCAGGAGCACCAGCCGCCGCTGGTCAATGGCCGGCGCATCAAGCTGCGCTACGCCCACCTCGGCGGTGCCAACCCGCCGCTGATCGTGATCCACGGCAATCAGGTCGAGGCGGTGCCCAAGTCCTACTCGCGCTACCTGGAGAACACCTACCGGCGCGTGCTCAAGCTGGTCGGCACGCCGATCCGCATCGAGTACAAGGGCGGCGATAACCCCTACGAGGGCAAGAAGAACACCCTCACCGACCGCCAGGTGAACAAGAAGCGCCGGCTGATGAGCCACCACAAGAAGGCCGAGAAGAAGCGCCGCGACAAACGCTG